Proteins encoded by one window of Syntrophales bacterium:
- a CDS encoding helix-hairpin-helix domain-containing protein — protein sequence MSLLAKGLIHMQQTTALTDLQGQIERLTYFDEESGYTIAKVKIYGNKDLVTCTGNLINPTPGEIIKMKGEWTNHPKFGEQFKIVFCQTTTPTSVYGIQKYLGSGLIKGIGPVMAKRIVSMFGKETLDVIESNIEKLDEVAGIGVVRIGKIKKAWQDQKDIRAVMIFLQTHGVSSGYAAKIFKQYGNAAIKIVQENPYRLAMDIFGIGFITADKIAKNMGFAKDSLLRAEAGVLYVLNQLADQGHVYYPEQPLIEQSQAILEIEAAIIEKSLLNLAGEKKITIEAIAKPFVIPEYLYREYGFSSS from the coding sequence ATGTCATTATTAGCAAAAGGACTGATCCATATGCAGCAAACAACCGCACTCACAGACCTTCAGGGTCAGATAGAACGTTTAACCTATTTCGATGAAGAATCAGGCTATACCATCGCCAAAGTTAAAATCTATGGGAACAAGGATCTCGTCACCTGCACCGGCAACCTGATCAACCCAACTCCTGGCGAGATCATAAAAATGAAAGGGGAATGGACCAACCATCCGAAATTCGGTGAGCAATTCAAGATCGTCTTTTGCCAAACGACTACACCCACCTCTGTTTACGGGATTCAGAAATACTTGGGCTCGGGCCTGATCAAGGGAATAGGGCCTGTCATGGCCAAGCGTATTGTCAGCATGTTTGGGAAGGAAACGCTCGACGTCATTGAAAGCAACATTGAAAAGCTCGATGAAGTTGCCGGCATTGGAGTAGTCCGCATCGGCAAGATAAAGAAAGCATGGCAGGATCAGAAGGATATCCGGGCGGTCATGATCTTTCTGCAAACTCATGGCGTAAGCTCCGGCTATGCCGCCAAGATATTCAAGCAATACGGTAACGCTGCCATCAAGATTGTTCAGGAGAATCCTTACCGACTGGCAATGGATATCTTCGGCATCGGATTTATTACAGCGGACAAGATTGCCAAAAATATGGGATTCGCCAAAGATTCTCTGCTCAGGGCTGAAGCGGGAGTTCTTTATGTCCTGAATCAACTGGCGGATCAGGGCCACGTTTATTACCCGGAACAACCCCTGATTGAACAGTCGCAAGCCATCCTGGAGATTGAGGCTGCCATTATTGAGAAATCACTATTGAATCTTGCCGGTGAAAAAAAGATTACCATTGAGGCAATTGCAAAACCATTTGTCATTCCCGAATATCTCTATCGGGAATATGGTTTTTCAAGCAGTTAG
- a CDS encoding DUF2905 domain-containing protein — MPDFSNIGKLLIVIGLFIAGIGVALLLSGKVPWLGKLPGDFLFQGKQSSFYFPLTTSILISVVLSLVMWFINRR, encoded by the coding sequence GTGCCCGATTTTAGCAATATTGGCAAACTGCTCATTGTGATAGGCCTGTTCATCGCGGGTATCGGTGTCGCCCTACTCCTCTCGGGGAAGGTCCCTTGGCTCGGAAAACTCCCCGGCGATTTCTTGTTCCAAGGAAAGCAGTCCTCCTTCTACTTTCCTTTGACCACGAGTATCCTGATCAGCGTTGTCCTAAGCCTGGTCATGTGGTTTATCAACCGACGGTAA
- a CDS encoding integration host factor subunit beta — protein sequence MNRSDLINALAAKENLTANMATDTINLIFAGFTDTLKKGGRIEIRGFGAFTVREYKAYAGRNPRTGKNIKVRPKKLPFFKVGKELKGMVNRSN from the coding sequence ATGAACAGATCTGACCTTATCAATGCTCTTGCCGCTAAAGAAAACTTGACCGCAAATATGGCAACCGACACCATCAATCTGATCTTTGCCGGATTTACGGATACTCTGAAAAAGGGAGGCAGAATCGAGATAAGGGGCTTTGGGGCTTTTACTGTAAGGGAGTATAAGGCATATGCAGGAAGGAATCCAAGGACAGGAAAAAATATTAAGGTACGGCCGAAGAAGCTGCCGTTCTTTAAAGTTGGGAAAGAGCTGAAAGGAATGGTTAATCG